Genomic segment of Gemmatimonadales bacterium:
CGCAGCGGAAGCCATGCCTGTCAGTCTCGCCGCCCACGATCCCGCGCGTGTCTGATCGCCGTCCGCCGCACAGGGACGTGCCAGCGTCGCGGGAGCCCCCTCCGGGGAGGCAAAAGGCGCACGGGAGGCAAACACCGCACACCGGAAGTCGGGAGCGACCGCCGAGCCCGAGCGCGGCCGACGCGCGTGGGGAAAAATTACAAAAAGTACTTGCCCGCGTGGGCATTGCCTCGCGCCGGACCATCGAGCAATGGATTGGAGAAAGTCGCATCACCGTAGACGGCCAACTCGCCACTCTCGGCCAGCGCGTCGGACCTGACAACCGCATCCTCCTCGACGGGCGCCCGATTCGCGTCCTCGATGTGGTGCAGAAGCGCCGCGTGTTGATCTATCACAAACCCGCGGGTGAGGTTTGTACGCGCTCGGATCCCCAAGGCCGGGCGACCGTGTTCGACAAACTTCCGGTGTTGCGCGGCAGCCGCTGGATTACCATCGGTCGTCTCGACTTCAGCACCTCCGGGTTGCTGCTCTTCACCACCGACGGCGAATTGGCCAATCGCCTGATGCATCCCTCGGGCGAATTCGAACGCGAGTACGCCGTGCGTATTCTCGGTTAGGTGAGCGAAACAATGTTGGCGCAGTT
This window contains:
- a CDS encoding pseudouridine synthase, which codes for MVFYPLSPKRRASKPPPRLTQRKPCLSVSPPTIPRVSDRRPPHRDVPASREPPPGRQKAHGRQTPHTGSRERPPSPSAADARGEKLQKVLARVGIASRRTIEQWIGESRITVDGQLATLGQRVGPDNRILLDGRPIRVLDVVQKRRVLIYHKPAGEVCTRSDPQGRATVFDKLPVLRGSRWITIGRLDFSTSGLLLFTTDGELANRLMHPSGEFEREYAVRILG